Proteins from a genomic interval of Desulfofustis limnaeus:
- a CDS encoding monovalent cation/H+ antiporter complex subunit F, whose product MTADLSLLTFSTQAAMLLLLAGMGLALGRLAIGPTAADRVIAMDLLSLLVVAFLVTLSIHTGEISYLDVAIAYACIAFLGTIALARFIQRVAHGTATRPKGNDHD is encoded by the coding sequence ATGACAGCCGACCTGAGCTTGCTCACTTTCAGTACCCAGGCGGCGATGCTGCTGCTGCTGGCCGGCATGGGACTGGCCCTGGGAAGGCTGGCGATCGGGCCGACCGCTGCCGACCGGGTTATCGCCATGGACCTGCTTTCCCTGCTGGTGGTCGCGTTTCTGGTCACCCTGTCGATCCACACCGGAGAGATCAGCTACCTCGACGTGGCCATCGCCTATGCTTGTATCGCCTTTCTCGGCACCATCGCCCTGGCCCGCTTCATCCAACGCGTGGCCCACGGGACTGCCACTCGCCCCAAGGGGAACGATCATGACTGA
- the selD gene encoding selenide, water dikinase SelD: MTPKDTRLTTTVKGAGUASKLAPGDLDRVLCGLDIPTDERVLIGIGTADDAGVYLISEDLALIQTVDFFTPIVDDPFSFGRIAAANALSDVYAMGGQPKTAMNIVAFPVQKLAIELLRDVLAGGMATLREAGVALIGGHSIEDDEFKYGLSVSGFVHPQRILANQGLRQGDLLILTKPLGTGIINTAIKGGLASEQTIRQVTEQMVRLNADAAAVMADFPISACTDVTGFGLLGHLAEMISGTTTAVRIDSDRVPLLAEAVEFARIGFVPAGAYRNKAFRQPLLNVSPTIDPILLDVLFDPQTSGGLLLGCPEAQAEALLARLQAAGVDRAAIIGGVVAGDKDQIIIS; encoded by the coding sequence ATGACGCCAAAAGACACACGACTGACCACCACCGTCAAAGGGGCCGGCTGAGCATCGAAACTGGCTCCGGGGGACCTGGACCGGGTTTTGTGTGGGCTCGATATCCCCACCGATGAGCGGGTGTTGATCGGTATCGGGACCGCTGATGATGCGGGGGTTTACCTGATTTCCGAGGATCTGGCCCTGATCCAGACCGTCGATTTCTTCACCCCGATCGTCGACGATCCCTTTTCGTTCGGCCGTATCGCCGCCGCCAATGCCCTTTCCGACGTCTACGCCATGGGCGGACAGCCGAAAACGGCCATGAATATCGTTGCCTTTCCGGTGCAGAAACTGGCTATCGAGCTATTGCGGGACGTGCTTGCCGGCGGTATGGCGACTCTGCGGGAAGCGGGGGTGGCGCTGATCGGCGGGCACAGTATCGAGGATGACGAGTTCAAGTACGGACTCTCGGTTTCCGGCTTTGTCCATCCCCAGCGGATCCTCGCCAACCAGGGATTGCGTCAGGGTGACCTGCTGATCCTGACCAAACCGCTCGGTACCGGTATCATCAATACCGCTATCAAGGGCGGTCTGGCCTCGGAACAGACGATTCGTCAGGTGACCGAACAGATGGTCCGGCTCAACGCCGATGCGGCCGCCGTCATGGCCGATTTTCCGATCTCGGCCTGCACCGACGTCACCGGCTTCGGTCTGCTCGGGCACCTTGCCGAGATGATCAGCGGTACCACCACCGCTGTGCGGATCGACAGCGATCGAGTGCCGTTGCTGGCCGAGGCCGTGGAGTTTGCCCGGATCGGGTTCGTGCCGGCCGGCGCTTATCGAAATAAAGCGTTTCGTCAGCCGCTGTTGAACGTGTCGCCGACGATCGATCCGATCCTGCTCGATGTGCTCTTTGACCCGCAGACCTCCGGCGGTCTGCTGCTGGGCTGTCCGGAAGCACAGGCCGAGGCCTTGCTGGCCCGGCTGCAGGCAGCGGGGGTAGACCGGGCGGCGATCATCGGTGGGGTTGTTGCCGGTGACAAAGACCAGATCATCATTAGCTGA
- a CDS encoding cation-transporting P-type ATPase, with amino-acid sequence MAEKDHSAEKEKPPYARPVDKVLQHLESSEEGLSTSAVTQKAAAAGPNRLPEPPPESMLKRFLRQFHDLLIYVLLASAGITALLAHWIDTGVILGVVVINALIGFIQEGRAEQALAGIRRLLSASARVRRDGRWQEIEAQTLVPGDIVRLRSGDRVPADLRLISTINLLVEESALTGESEASHKQQESVAATAALGDRACMAYSGTMVVAGRGVGVVTAIGADTEIGRINLMLGEVEKIATPLTRQMNRFGSILSFAIVGLALLLVAIGRVMHGYAWTELFFAAIGFAVAAIPEGLPAILTITLALGVQRMARRRAITRKLDAIETLGSVTVICSDKTGTLTKNEMTVRSVVTTADSYAVEGSGYVPQGTIIRDDDPVALEQHPDLQAVIEVLSLCNDAEIHEQDGQWRVIGEPTEAAMQTLAGKAGFTGNGYHRVAVVPFESHNKYMATLHRFPDERRMILVKGAPDRILERCGAQRSVQGETEPLDRSFWEEQVDQLGRRGLRVLAAAARPVGQEKSTLSSDDFDHELSFLGLVGIIDPPRPEAVRAISLCRQAGIKVKMITGDHAGTARAIGREMGLIDGGGEERVVSGPELENVSDERLVELAGTYDIFARTSPEHKLRLVKALQAMGEVVAMTGDGVNDAPALKRADVGVAMGIKGTEATKEAADIVLADDNFLSIEQAVEEGRTIYDNLRKAILFVLPTNGAEGLVMLAAVAFGLVLPLTPVQILWVNMVTAVTLGLALAFEPTEPGIMNRPPRRPDEPILGSRLIWRIAFVSLLIGSATIGSFLFVRLAGLSLEQARTMAVNTLVFGEIFYLLNTRFIDQSSLRLDLFSSNPAVWLTIVLLLVLQALFTYAPIMQLWFGSAGLTLLHWLIPLAVGFSVFCLVEAQKAVDRYLLSRSAAPGN; translated from the coding sequence ATGGCCGAAAAAGACCACTCGGCAGAAAAAGAGAAACCACCGTATGCCCGTCCCGTGGATAAGGTCCTGCAGCACTTAGAGAGCAGTGAGGAAGGTCTGAGTACGTCTGCTGTGACGCAAAAAGCTGCGGCTGCCGGGCCCAACCGGTTGCCGGAACCGCCCCCGGAGTCGATGCTCAAACGGTTCCTCAGGCAGTTTCACGACCTGCTGATCTATGTGTTGCTCGCCTCGGCCGGTATCACAGCGCTGCTGGCCCATTGGATCGATACCGGGGTCATCCTCGGTGTGGTGGTGATCAACGCCTTGATCGGTTTTATTCAGGAAGGCCGGGCAGAACAGGCACTGGCCGGTATCCGTCGACTCCTGTCGGCCTCGGCCCGGGTCAGACGCGATGGCCGGTGGCAGGAGATCGAGGCGCAGACGCTGGTCCCCGGAGACATCGTCCGCCTGCGTTCCGGCGACCGGGTGCCGGCAGATCTGCGGTTGATCTCGACGATCAACCTGCTCGTCGAGGAATCGGCACTGACCGGTGAGTCCGAGGCCAGTCATAAGCAGCAGGAGTCGGTTGCCGCTACTGCCGCCCTTGGCGACCGTGCTTGCATGGCGTATTCCGGGACCATGGTGGTCGCCGGCCGGGGGGTTGGGGTGGTCACCGCCATCGGCGCCGACACGGAGATTGGGCGCATCAACCTGATGCTCGGCGAGGTGGAGAAGATCGCCACCCCGCTGACCCGGCAGATGAATCGTTTCGGTTCCATCCTGTCGTTTGCCATCGTCGGTTTGGCGCTGCTGTTGGTGGCGATCGGCCGGGTCATGCATGGGTATGCCTGGACGGAGCTTTTCTTTGCCGCCATCGGCTTTGCCGTTGCCGCCATCCCCGAAGGACTGCCGGCCATCCTGACCATTACCCTGGCCCTGGGGGTGCAGCGAATGGCCCGTCGCCGAGCCATTACCAGGAAACTCGACGCCATCGAGACGCTCGGTTCGGTGACGGTCATCTGCTCCGATAAAACCGGTACTCTGACCAAGAACGAGATGACGGTTCGGTCCGTGGTGACGACGGCGGACTCGTATGCGGTCGAAGGCTCCGGCTATGTGCCGCAGGGGACGATCATCCGGGACGACGATCCGGTGGCGCTCGAACAACACCCGGACCTGCAGGCAGTCATCGAGGTCCTGTCGTTGTGCAACGATGCCGAAATCCATGAACAGGACGGGCAGTGGCGGGTGATCGGCGAGCCCACCGAAGCGGCCATGCAGACTCTGGCCGGCAAAGCCGGTTTCACCGGTAACGGCTATCACCGTGTGGCAGTGGTGCCCTTCGAGTCGCACAACAAATATATGGCTACCTTGCACCGCTTTCCGGATGAGCGGCGCATGATCCTGGTCAAGGGAGCCCCGGATCGGATCCTTGAACGCTGCGGCGCGCAGCGTTCGGTGCAGGGAGAAACCGAACCGCTGGACCGGTCCTTCTGGGAGGAACAGGTCGATCAGTTGGGTCGACGCGGGTTGCGCGTGCTGGCTGCCGCCGCTCGACCGGTCGGACAGGAAAAGTCCACGCTGAGCAGCGATGATTTCGATCACGAACTGAGCTTTCTCGGCCTGGTCGGCATCATCGACCCGCCGCGTCCAGAGGCTGTTCGGGCCATCTCCTTGTGCCGACAGGCGGGAATCAAGGTGAAGATGATCACCGGCGATCATGCCGGAACGGCGCGTGCGATCGGCCGCGAAATGGGGCTCATCGACGGTGGTGGCGAGGAGCGGGTGGTGAGCGGGCCCGAACTGGAGAACGTCTCCGACGAGCGGCTGGTGGAGTTGGCCGGGACCTACGATATCTTCGCCCGCACCAGCCCGGAGCATAAGCTGCGGCTGGTCAAGGCGCTGCAGGCAATGGGCGAGGTGGTGGCCATGACCGGGGACGGCGTCAATGACGCCCCGGCTTTGAAACGCGCCGATGTAGGCGTGGCGATGGGGATCAAGGGGACGGAGGCGACCAAGGAGGCGGCGGATATCGTCCTGGCCGATGACAACTTCCTCTCCATCGAACAGGCGGTGGAAGAAGGGCGTACCATCTATGACAATTTACGTAAGGCCATTCTCTTCGTGCTGCCGACCAACGGCGCCGAGGGACTGGTGATGCTGGCGGCAGTGGCCTTCGGTCTGGTGCTGCCGTTGACCCCGGTGCAGATCCTCTGGGTCAACATGGTGACGGCCGTTACGCTTGGCCTGGCGCTGGCCTTTGAGCCCACTGAACCCGGTATCATGAATCGGCCGCCGCGACGGCCGGACGAGCCGATCCTCGGTTCACGCCTGATCTGGCGAATCGCGTTCGTTTCACTGCTCATCGGCAGCGCCACCATCGGCTCCTTCCTGTTTGTCCGTCTTGCTGGACTGTCTCTCGAACAGGCCCGGACCATGGCGGTTAATACACTGGTATTCGGTGAGATTTTTTATCTGCTCAATACCCGGTTCATTGATCAGTCGAGCCTGCGTTTGGACCTGTTTTCCTCCAATCCGGCGGTGTGGCTGACCATTGTTTTGCTGCTCGTTCTTCAGGCCCTCTTCACCTATGCTCCGATCATGCAGCTGTGGTTCGGATCGGCCGGACTAACCCTGCTCCATTGGCTAATCCCACTGGCTGTAGGGTTTTCGGTATTTTGCCTGGTGGAAGCGCAGAAGGCGGTGGATCGGTATCTGTTGAGTCGGTCGGCTGCGCCAGGCAATTGA
- the mnhG gene encoding monovalent cation/H(+) antiporter subunit G, with amino-acid sequence MTELATSILLLFGAFFCLMAAVGVARLPDALTRMHAATKAGTLGVGLLVVAEAVVFQELGIALRAASIILLLLFTTPVAAHLIGRASYLSGVKLSSHTWIDELGESLQSRHHTATHQDSQEGPAEVDKS; translated from the coding sequence ATGACTGAGCTGGCAACTTCGATCCTGTTGCTGTTCGGCGCCTTTTTCTGCCTCATGGCCGCTGTCGGGGTAGCCCGGTTGCCCGATGCCCTGACCCGAATGCACGCCGCCACCAAGGCCGGCACCCTCGGGGTGGGTTTGCTGGTTGTCGCCGAGGCTGTCGTTTTTCAGGAACTGGGCATCGCCCTGCGGGCCGCCTCGATCATCCTGCTGCTGCTGTTCACCACCCCGGTTGCCGCCCACCTCATCGGACGAGCCTCGTACCTGAGCGGCGTGAAGTTGTCCAGCCACACCTGGATCGACGAACTGGGGGAGTCACTGCAGTCCCGCCACCATACAGCGACACACCAGGATAGCCAGGAAGGCCCGGCTGAAGTGGACAAATCATGA
- a CDS encoding iron ABC transporter substrate-binding protein, whose product MLTRLLPHLVLCLLLLPSLLQARMVTDAMGRVVEVPDHVERVIGSGSGCLRLLAFLQAIDVVVAVDDIETKRRTFDARPYALAHPELKALPVFGQFRGHDNPELILSLSPQPQVIFKTASTAGHDPVELQAKTGIPVVVLDYGDLVAKRQLFYDSLRLIGTVLQRQERAEAVITFFETAITDLQQRSLIGGSEQRPSVYLGGVAYRGPHGFVSTEPSYPPFRFVNAYNRAAGDDQEAHLPAHSTVAKEQIIAWDPDILFLDLSTLQMGDQAGGLFELKNDPAYRTLTAVRHGTVYGVLPYNWYTTNYGSLLANSYFIGTLLHPEGFADIDPRQKADEIYHFLVGKSVFAEMDRLFGNLAYRPVPLTDN is encoded by the coding sequence ATGCTGACACGACTCCTTCCCCACCTCGTGCTCTGTCTCCTTCTGCTGCCATCCCTGCTTCAGGCCCGCATGGTAACCGACGCCATGGGAAGGGTTGTGGAAGTTCCGGATCATGTCGAGCGGGTCATCGGTTCCGGCTCCGGGTGTCTGCGGCTGCTCGCTTTTCTTCAGGCGATCGACGTGGTAGTAGCCGTTGACGACATTGAGACCAAGCGCCGCACCTTCGATGCCAGACCATATGCCCTGGCCCATCCGGAATTGAAAGCGCTGCCCGTTTTCGGACAATTCCGCGGGCACGACAATCCGGAACTGATCCTGAGCTTGTCGCCGCAGCCTCAGGTGATTTTCAAGACCGCCTCTACCGCCGGTCACGACCCGGTGGAACTTCAGGCCAAGACCGGTATCCCGGTGGTCGTGCTCGACTACGGCGACCTGGTGGCCAAACGGCAGCTGTTCTACGACTCGCTTCGCTTGATCGGCACCGTCCTGCAGCGGCAGGAACGGGCCGAGGCGGTAATCACCTTTTTCGAAACGGCCATTACCGACCTGCAGCAACGCTCCTTGATTGGTGGTTCCGAGCAACGGCCCTCGGTTTACCTGGGCGGGGTCGCCTATCGCGGACCCCACGGCTTCGTCTCCACCGAGCCCTCCTACCCACCCTTTCGTTTCGTTAACGCTTACAACCGTGCCGCCGGCGATGACCAAGAGGCACATCTGCCGGCCCACAGCACGGTCGCCAAGGAACAGATCATCGCCTGGGATCCGGATATCCTCTTTCTCGATCTCTCCACACTGCAGATGGGCGACCAGGCCGGCGGCCTGTTTGAATTGAAAAACGATCCCGCCTATCGCACCTTGACGGCAGTTCGTCACGGCACGGTCTACGGGGTGTTGCCCTATAACTGGTACACCACCAACTACGGCTCGCTGCTGGCCAACAGCTATTTCATCGGCACCCTGCTCCATCCCGAAGGCTTTGCCGATATCGACCCCAGGCAGAAGGCCGACGAGATCTACCATTTCCTGGTCGGCAAGTCGGTCTTTGCCGAGATGGACCGGCTCTTCGGCAATCTCGCCTATCGTCCGGTGCCGTTGACCGATAACTGA
- the yedF gene encoding sulfurtransferase-like selenium metabolism protein YedF: protein MHKTLDARQLACPGPVLQVKEALEAGPVKTMEVVVDNEAARENVSRFLQSRGFTVEASMRGEDLIVAAHRAEAARQDIPLDAGERGSSPVSSAARKIMVVVAADAMGRGDHALGTKLLINYVKTLKEMGPDLWRLVFINGGVTLTVTGSPVLDELRAYERSGVVILACGTCLEHFGLTADKQVGQTTNMLDIVTAMQLADSVITIG, encoded by the coding sequence ATGCACAAGACACTCGATGCTCGACAACTGGCCTGCCCCGGTCCGGTGCTTCAGGTCAAGGAGGCGCTGGAGGCGGGACCGGTGAAGACGATGGAGGTGGTGGTCGACAACGAAGCGGCGCGAGAGAATGTGTCGCGCTTTTTACAATCCCGGGGGTTTACCGTCGAGGCATCGATGCGGGGGGAGGACCTCATTGTGGCGGCCCACCGTGCGGAGGCGGCGCGGCAAGACATCCCGTTGGACGCCGGAGAGCGCGGGTCCTCCCCAGTCTCGTCCGCCGCCAGAAAGATCATGGTGGTTGTCGCGGCGGATGCCATGGGGCGCGGCGATCATGCGCTTGGCACCAAACTGTTGATCAATTATGTGAAGACCCTCAAAGAGATGGGACCGGACCTGTGGCGGCTGGTCTTCATCAACGGTGGCGTCACCTTGACCGTTACCGGTTCACCGGTCCTCGACGAACTGCGTGCCTATGAGCGCAGCGGGGTGGTTATCCTGGCGTGCGGCACCTGTCTCGAGCATTTCGGTCTGACCGCAGATAAACAGGTGGGACAGACCACCAATATGCTCGATATCGTCACGGCAATGCAGCTTGCCGATTCGGTGATCACCATCGGTTAG